One part of the Dermacentor silvarum isolate Dsil-2018 chromosome 6, BIME_Dsil_1.4, whole genome shotgun sequence genome encodes these proteins:
- the LOC125946374 gene encoding uncharacterized protein LOC125946374: MPAQAHAAPSEEQDSGSEQQGFHDRSGECQKQHEQEENATLAAADAILHLCHVTLAPPIPAEARAASAEEQDTGTDMQDFNDTSGERQKHHVSLNAVECICVCIPKTHVFNENQEIMKPKNVKGHVNCTF; this comes from the exons ATGCCTGCGCAAGCTCACGCTGCTCCTTCTGAGGAGCAGGACTCGGGCAGTGAGCAGCAAGGTTTTCACGACAGAAGTGGTGAATGCCAGAAGCAGCAT GAGCAAGAGGAAAATGCAACTCTGGCTGCTGCGGATGCCATCTTGCATCTTTGCCACGTTACACTGGCCCCACCT ATTCCTGCAGAAGCTCGCGCTGCCTCTGCTGAGGAGCAGGACACAGGCACTGACATGCAAGACTTCAATGACACAAGTGGTGAACGCCAGAAGCATCATGTAAGTCTAAATGCTGTGGAgtgtatatgtgtatgtatacCTAAAACACATGTGTTTAATGAAAACCAGGAGATAATGAAGCCAAAAAATGTGAAGGGGCACGTTAATTGTACTTTTTAA
- the LOC125946466 gene encoding uncharacterized protein LOC125946466: MFLCLQVQTRDQWTQWEANPYDDHTYVQYLPIGFRGKSFAESLTGDDIIFYTGVSQIVFQKLVKAVSALAKKPSALTRADQLIMCLMRLRLGLLHGHLARIFKVSVSTFSNNDLYMLDLLSKIMKNVVIWLPKSCIQNSMPQSFVENKHDDTTCILDCTEVFPQRPKKLMARAQTYSSYKAHNTVKFLVAIAPNGFIMFVSKAYGGRASDKFITNDSGISHYLGHGDVVMADRGFALTDEMQIQGVRLNTPAFTKGKPQLTNKEVTSTRRIASVRIHVERAINRLKTYRIFKQALPIRSKKTISKMVFVCAGLCNFKSDLIKKPGV, translated from the exons ATGTTTCTTTGCCTGCAGGTGCAAACACGTGACCAGTGGACACAGTGGGAAGCCAACCCGTATGACGACCACACATATGTCCAGTATCTGCCCATTGGATTCAGGGGAAAATCATTTGCTGAGTCTTTAACTGGAGATGATATCATATTTTATACTGGCGTATCCCAGATAGTGTTTCAAAAGCTTGTGAAAGCGGTGTCTGCTTTGGCAAAGAAGCCAAGTGCCCTAACACGTGCTGACCAATTAATAATGTGTCTAATGAGGCTTCGCCTTGGGCTGCTGCATGGACACCTTGCACGAATTTTCAAGGTGTCTGTGTCGACTTTCAGCAACAACGATTTATACATGCTGGATTTGCTCAGCAAAATCATGAAGAACGTTGTTATATGGCTGCCGAAATCGTGCATACAGAACAGCATGCCGCAGTCCTTTGTGGAAAACAAGCATGATGACACAACATGCATCCTGGATTGTACTGAAGTGTTTCCGCAGCGTCCAAAAAAGCTGATGGCAAGGGCACAAACATACAGCAGTTACAAAGCTCACAATACTGTAAAATTCCTTGTAGCAATTGCCCCAAACGGGTTCATTATGTTCGTGTCCAAAGCTTACGGAGGGCGTGCCTCGGACAAATTCATAACAAATGACAGTGGCATCAGTCACTACCTTGGACATGGTGATGTTGTGATGGCGGACCGAGGCTTCGCACTCACAGACGAGATGCAAATTCAAGGTGTACGACTGAACACACCAGCATTCACTAAAG GAAAACCTCAGCTGACCAACAAGGAAGTGACAAGTACAAGAAGAATAGCATCAGTACGCATACATGTTGAGCGTGCCATTAACCGCTTAAAAACTTATAGAATATTCAAGCAAGCCCTGCCCATACGATCCAAGAAAACCATCAGTAAGATGGTATTTGTATGCGCAGGACTCTGCAACTTCAAGTCAGACCTGATCAAGAAGCCAGGTGTCTAA